One Devosia lacusdianchii genomic window carries:
- a CDS encoding transporter substrate-binding domain-containing protein, with protein MALALSLLATPAFAQALPYHADPSARELLPSSTPVAAIRFLTTADFPPFNFRDAGGELIGFNIDLAKRICAEVNVACTIQAWPWEQAASALGDNQGDALIAGLDMSAANGELFDFSATYLALPGRFVTRAADIEGFDPDALVGKTIAVRTGSTHETFVRRYLPQATISPFAGEVEALAAVQNDQADAFFGDAMRASFWLNENLNCCGFAGDPYFRPNLFGEGLAIALPAGNDAIRHTIDWALIRLKDNGTLDELYLRWFPIGFY; from the coding sequence GTGGCGCTTGCCCTATCGCTTCTCGCCACCCCCGCCTTCGCCCAAGCCCTCCCTTACCACGCCGACCCCAGCGCGCGCGAACTGCTGCCCAGCTCCACCCCGGTGGCCGCGATCCGTTTCCTGACCACCGCCGATTTCCCGCCCTTCAATTTTCGCGACGCCGGCGGCGAACTCATCGGCTTCAATATCGATCTTGCCAAGCGCATCTGCGCCGAGGTCAATGTCGCCTGCACCATCCAGGCATGGCCTTGGGAGCAGGCGGCCAGTGCGCTGGGCGACAATCAGGGCGACGCGCTGATTGCCGGCCTTGATATGTCCGCCGCCAATGGCGAGCTTTTCGATTTCTCCGCCACATATCTGGCGCTGCCGGGGCGTTTCGTCACCCGCGCCGCTGACATAGAAGGCTTCGACCCCGATGCGCTGGTCGGCAAGACTATCGCCGTCCGCACCGGCAGCACGCACGAAACCTTCGTCAGGCGCTACCTGCCGCAAGCCACGATTAGCCCGTTTGCCGGCGAGGTCGAGGCTCTGGCCGCGGTGCAGAACGATCAGGCCGACGCCTTCTTCGGTGACGCCATGCGCGCCTCGTTCTGGCTCAATGAAAACCTCAACTGCTGCGGCTTTGCCGGCGACCCCTATTTCCGGCCGAACCTATTCGGCGAAGGTCTTGCTATTGCGCTGCCGGCCGGCAACGACGCCATCCGCCACACTATCGATTGGGCGCTGATCAGGCTCAAGGACAACGGTACGCTGGACGAATTGTACCTGCGCTGGTTCCCCATAGGCTTCTACTGA
- a CDS encoding DUF2161 domain-containing phosphodiesterase, which produces METSLYPPVKAFLEQAGYEVKGEIGGCDLIGLIPDDPSVIVVCELKLTFNLELILQAVDRAAIADEVWIAARISAKGKGREADTRYRDLCRRLGIGMLGVSDMGVVSVIVNSVTPMPRTNPKRRSRLVREHQRRRGDPALGGSTRTPIMTAYRQQALICAEALFDGPLRPRDIKPKAPDAGKILLGNVYGWFERVRNGVYQLTETGREAVARQRESRLELPQ; this is translated from the coding sequence ATGGAGACCTCGCTCTATCCGCCGGTCAAGGCCTTCCTCGAGCAGGCCGGCTATGAGGTCAAGGGTGAGATCGGCGGCTGCGACCTGATCGGCCTGATCCCGGACGACCCGTCGGTCATCGTGGTCTGCGAACTGAAGCTGACCTTCAATCTCGAACTGATCCTGCAGGCGGTCGATCGGGCCGCCATCGCCGACGAGGTCTGGATCGCCGCACGGATTTCCGCCAAGGGCAAGGGCCGCGAGGCCGACACGCGTTATCGCGACCTGTGCCGGCGGCTCGGCATCGGCATGCTTGGCGTGTCCGACATGGGCGTGGTCAGCGTGATCGTCAATTCCGTCACCCCCATGCCGCGCACCAATCCCAAGCGCCGGTCGCGCCTGGTGCGCGAGCATCAGCGTCGGCGGGGCGATCCGGCGCTGGGCGGGAGCACGCGGACACCGATCATGACCGCGTATCGTCAGCAGGCACTGATCTGTGCCGAAGCGTTGTTCGATGGCCCGCTCAGGCCGAGGGACATCAAGCCCAAGGCGCCCGATGCCGGCAAAATCCTGCTTGGCAATGTCTATGGTTGGTTCGAGCGCGTGCGCAACGGGGTCTATCAGTTGACTGAGACGGGTCGCGAGGCTGTCGCGCGGCAGCGGGAATCGCGGCTGGAATTGCCTCAGTAG
- a CDS encoding tellurite resistance TerB family protein, which produces MPNAAHDALIHLMILAASSDSAMTDKELVRIQTLIGRLPVFEGFDKARLTAVANNCADKLNGPGGLDQVMDDAIAALPVKLQDTAYAVAVEVASVDLYLEQEELRFLELLRDKLDIDRLTTAAIEAAARARHRRMPS; this is translated from the coding sequence ATGCCCAACGCCGCCCATGACGCGCTCATCCACCTGATGATCCTGGCCGCTTCGTCCGACAGTGCCATGACGGACAAGGAGCTGGTGCGCATCCAGACCCTGATCGGCCGGCTTCCGGTGTTCGAGGGGTTCGACAAGGCTCGCCTGACCGCGGTGGCCAATAATTGCGCCGACAAGCTCAATGGCCCTGGGGGACTCGACCAGGTGATGGACGACGCCATCGCGGCGCTGCCGGTCAAGTTGCAGGACACGGCCTATGCGGTGGCGGTGGAGGTCGCGTCGGTGGACCTCTATCTGGAGCAGGAAGAACTGCGCTTTCTCGAGCTTCTGCGCGACAAGCTCGACATCGACCGTCTGACCACGGCCGCGATCGAAGCGGCGGCACGGGCGCGGCACAGGCGGATGCCAAGCTGA
- a CDS encoding lysine--tRNA ligase: MSPAPLPVLDPAFFDAAQTARAWPFEEARKLVKRLEKSGKQEALFETGYGPSGLPHIGTFGEVARTTMVRTAFRLLTRDQIPTRLICFSDDLDGMRKIPDNVPSKEAMEPHLQKPLTSVPDPWTNEFASFGDHNNAMLRRFLDTFGFDYEFASATDYYRSGKFDTVLRRAAERYDDIMKVMLPSLGAERQATYSPFLPISPISGRVLYVPMKEVNAKDGTVTFEDEDGRDTTVPVTGGHVKMQWKPDFGMRWAALDVDFEMFGKDHQTNAHIYDKICEILGGKAPEHYVFELFLDAEGQKISKSKGNGLTIDEWLTYAGNESLGLYMFQKPRTAKRLHFDVIPRAVDEYYSFVAAFERQEAAERVENPAFHVHFGNVPKVDMPVTFALLLNLATASNPETPEVMWGYISAYAPGVSAKTHPHLDALVGYAMRYFRDFAKKAYRAPDDVERSALEALSAAFGALPADADNETIQNTALDVARTFERYQDHTKKSPNGGPGVSGEFFQMLYQVLIGQERGPRFGSFAALYGVDNTRKLIADALTGKFLG; encoded by the coding sequence TTGTCGCCCGCTCCTTTGCCCGTTCTCGACCCTGCGTTCTTTGACGCTGCCCAGACTGCCCGTGCCTGGCCGTTTGAGGAAGCCCGGAAACTGGTCAAGCGCCTGGAGAAATCGGGCAAGCAGGAGGCCCTGTTCGAGACCGGCTACGGTCCGTCGGGCCTGCCCCATATCGGCACCTTCGGCGAAGTGGCCCGCACCACCATGGTGCGCACGGCTTTCCGGCTGCTCACCCGCGACCAGATTCCGACCCGGTTGATCTGCTTCTCCGACGATCTCGACGGCATGCGCAAGATTCCGGACAATGTGCCATCCAAGGAGGCCATGGAGCCGCATCTGCAAAAGCCGCTGACCTCGGTGCCTGATCCCTGGACCAACGAGTTCGCCAGCTTCGGCGATCACAACAACGCCATGCTGCGCCGGTTCCTCGATACTTTCGGCTTCGACTACGAGTTCGCCAGCGCCACCGATTACTACCGCTCCGGCAAGTTTGACACCGTGCTGCGCCGGGCCGCCGAGCGCTATGACGACATCATGAAGGTCATGCTGCCTTCGCTCGGCGCTGAGCGTCAGGCCACCTATAGCCCCTTCCTGCCGATCTCCCCGATTTCGGGCCGCGTGCTCTACGTGCCGATGAAGGAAGTCAACGCCAAGGACGGCACGGTGACTTTCGAGGACGAGGACGGTCGCGACACCACCGTTCCGGTCACCGGCGGCCATGTGAAGATGCAGTGGAAGCCGGACTTCGGCATGCGCTGGGCCGCACTCGACGTCGACTTCGAGATGTTCGGCAAGGATCACCAGACCAACGCCCATATCTACGACAAGATTTGCGAAATCCTCGGCGGCAAGGCGCCCGAGCACTATGTGTTCGAGCTCTTCCTCGATGCCGAAGGCCAGAAGATTTCCAAGTCTAAGGGCAACGGCCTGACCATTGACGAATGGCTGACCTATGCGGGCAATGAGAGCCTGGGCCTCTACATGTTCCAGAAGCCCCGTACCGCCAAGCGGCTGCACTTCGATGTCATCCCGCGCGCCGTCGACGAATATTACAGCTTCGTCGCCGCCTTCGAGCGTCAGGAGGCGGCCGAGCGGGTAGAAAATCCGGCATTCCATGTCCACTTCGGCAATGTGCCCAAGGTCGATATGCCAGTCACCTTTGCGCTGTTGCTGAACCTGGCCACGGCCTCAAACCCGGAAACGCCCGAGGTGATGTGGGGCTATATTTCCGCCTATGCGCCCGGTGTCTCGGCCAAAACGCATCCGCATCTGGACGCACTGGTCGGCTATGCCATGCGCTATTTCCGCGATTTCGCTAAAAAGGCCTATCGCGCGCCTGATGATGTCGAACGGAGCGCGCTCGAAGCTTTGTCGGCTGCCTTCGGGGCCCTGCCGGCTGACGCCGACAATGAAACCATCCAGAATACTGCTCTCGACGTGGCGCGCACTTTCGAGCGTTACCAGGATCACACGAAGAAGAGCCCCAATGGTGGCCCCGGCGTTTCCGGGGAGTTTTTCCAGATGCTCTATCAGGTGCTGATCGGGCAGGAGCGCGGCCCCCGCTTCGGCTCGTTTGCCGCACTCTACGGCGTCGACAACACCCGCAAGCTGATTGCTGACGCCCTGACTGGCAAGTTTCTCGGCTAA
- a CDS encoding helix-turn-helix domain-containing protein: MAIRINLAVMLAKRNAKSKDLAEYIGITEANLSLLKQGKVKGIRFDTLDAICRYLECQPGDILEHDAAVVTAD, translated from the coding sequence ATGGCGATCAGGATCAATCTCGCGGTCATGCTGGCCAAGCGCAACGCCAAGTCCAAGGACCTGGCCGAGTATATTGGCATTACCGAAGCCAATCTCAGCCTGCTCAAGCAGGGCAAGGTCAAGGGCATCCGCTTCGATACGCTGGATGCCATCTGCCGCTATCTCGAATGCCAGCCGGGCGACATCCTGGAGCATGATGCGGCCGTTGTGACGGCCGACTGA
- a CDS encoding chlorophyllide reductase produces MRLLPSAALTLLLLAVPTAAEAAPTTSKGQISVAQVVEMASRAGTDANARMTLIAYLAGVGETTGLMVSEAQQRGAKPVRCTNSFNLDENVALAALTVAAPDRERWSETPATPIIVADMFRRAGCE; encoded by the coding sequence ATGCGTCTTTTGCCCTCCGCCGCCCTCACCCTGCTGTTGCTTGCTGTTCCCACCGCTGCCGAGGCGGCACCCACCACCAGCAAAGGGCAGATCTCGGTTGCCCAGGTCGTCGAGATGGCGTCCCGCGCCGGAACGGACGCGAATGCCCGCATGACCCTGATCGCCTATCTCGCCGGCGTGGGCGAAACGACCGGCCTCATGGTTTCGGAAGCGCAGCAGCGTGGCGCCAAGCCGGTGCGCTGCACCAATTCGTTCAATCTGGATGAGAACGTCGCGCTTGCGGCACTGACGGTCGCGGCGCCTGACCGCGAACGCTGGTCCGAAACACCGGCCACCCCGATCATCGTCGCCGATATGTTCCGGCGCGCTGGCTGCGAGTAA
- a CDS encoding DUF2087 domain-containing protein, with amino-acid sequence MTDAAIDAKRIASVARCFDATGRLQRWPSKRTDQLLVLWVVWSYLPSDVQLSEPEVSSMLRDWHEYEDYALLRRELCDLDMMRRTSNGRVYRRVEHDMPAEARLLAERFASPQARA; translated from the coding sequence ATGACGGACGCAGCAATCGACGCCAAGCGGATCGCCAGTGTGGCGCGCTGTTTCGATGCGACCGGGCGGTTGCAACGCTGGCCGTCCAAGCGGACGGACCAATTGCTGGTGCTGTGGGTGGTGTGGTCCTACCTGCCAAGCGATGTCCAGCTCAGCGAGCCGGAAGTCAGCTCCATGCTGCGCGATTGGCATGAGTACGAGGACTATGCGCTGCTGCGGCGCGAATTGTGCGATCTCGACATGATGCGGCGCACGTCGAACGGGCGTGTCTATCGCCGCGTTGAGCATGACATGCCGGCCGAGGCGCGCCTGCTGGCGGAGCGGTTTGCATCGCCGCAGGCTCGGGCATAG